In the genome of Hydractinia symbiolongicarpus strain clone_291-10 chromosome 5, HSymV2.1, whole genome shotgun sequence, one region contains:
- the LOC130644347 gene encoding titin-like encodes MYTVVLNWLTVMFFLLKAVIPTTTLQVKTFYVGENGTLSCNFVNSTKSVVWLKNNRTLSNNYSQTHDGRLIKFWRFEKSFIGIYSCHDIIKGFPGKILVAYNVSLATKVKLHFTNKKKMELNKNRLSPLGNEITFRCTAAGEGLIKYKWFKNNKLLPTRRVGSTLVVDQPTLKLKTLVLSDSAVYTCRAENKDGSIEFNYTLTVKEQIRTTPYLEKGSVKNQTRYVGDNTTIECYELISGTIPDFCWLKWKGAFNQTVLKKAADSDLHDVDQNVLQVLNVDLFKEISRSSSGMNPNKKNIFGVELVLVNLTVNDSGYYTCLASNHIGSDSANMYLNILPREVKLHFTNKEKMELNRNRLSPSGIEITFHCHADGEGLIKYKWFKNNKLLLTRRVNSTLVVDEPTLKLKTLVLSDSAVYACRAENKDGFIEFNYTLTVKEQVRTAPYLEKGSVKNQTRYVGDNTTIECYELISGTIPDFRWLKWKGAFNQTVLKKAADSDLHDVDRNFLQVLNVDLFMEISRSTGGINRKKKAIHGVELVLVNLKLNDSGYYTCLASNHIGSDSANMYLNVLPRIVYKNPPQPTKKSFFLKPIVTSLGVLTTIALIIVATVFYKILKLKKKTDRDVVAMKMLNDTEED; translated from the exons ATGTATACAGTTGTGTTGAATTGGCTAACtgtgatgttttttttattgaaagctGTAATACCAACTACTACACttcaagtcaaaactttttacgTCGGAGAAAATGGAACATTGAGCTGCAATTTTGTgaacagtacaaaatcagtcgTTTGGCTGAAAAATAACAGGACTCTTTCCAACAACTACAGTCAAACCCACGATGGAAGATTGATAAAGTTTTGGAGATTTGAGAAGTCTTTTATCGGAATATACTCGTGCCATGACATCATTAAAGGTTTTCCAGGAAAAATATTAGTGGCTTATAATGTTTCGTTAGCTActa aagtcAAGTTACATTTTACTAACAAGAAGAAGATGGAACTAAATAAAAACAGGCTGTCACCATTGGGAAATGAAATAACGTTCCGTTGTACTGCTGCTGGCGAAGGACTTATTAAATATAAatggtttaaaaacaataagttACTACCCACCAGAAGAGTGGGCTCGACGTTAGTCGTGGATCAACCTACGTTGAAATTGAAAACACTTGTTTTATCCGATTCTGCAGTTTACACTTGTCGTGCGGAAAATAAAGATGGTTCTATAGAATTTAACTATACACTAACTGTTAAAG AACAAATCAGGACAACACCGTACCTTGAAAAAGGTTCTGTTAAAAACCAAACAAGATATGTTGGCGATAATACAACTATAGAATGTTACGAACTTATTAGTGGTACGATTCCTGACTTTTGTTGGTTGAAATGGAAAGGTGCTTTCAATCAAACTGTGTTAAAGAAAGCTGCGGATTCAGATTTGCATGATGTCGATCAAAATGTTTTACAAGTGCTCAACGTGGATTTATTTAAGGAAATATCCAGATCTTCAAGTGGTATGAACCCaaacaaaaagaatatttttggcGTTGAGCTAGTCTTAGTAAACTTAACAGTAAATGATTCTGGTTATTACACATGCTTAGCCAGCAACCACATTGGAAGTGACAGTGCTAACATGTATCTAAATATATTACCAAGAG aagtCAAGTTACATTTTACTAACAAGGAGAAGATGGAACTGAATAGAAACAGGCTCTCACCATCGGGAATAGAAATAACGTTCCATTGTCATGCTGATGGTGAAGGACTTATCAAATATAAatggtttaaaaacaataaattactATTAACCAGAAGAGTAAACTCGACGTTAGTCGTGGATGAACCtacattgaaattaaaaacacttGTTTTATCTGATTCTGCAGTTTACGCTTGTCGTGCGGAAAATAAAGAtggttttatagaatttaactATACACTGACTGTTAAAG AACAAGTCAGGACAGCACCATACCTTGAAAAAGGATCTGTTAAAAACCAAACAAGATATGTTGGCGATAATACAACTATAGAATGTTACGAACTTATTAGTGGTACGATTCCTGACTTTCGTTGGTTGAAATGGAAAGGTGCTTTCAATCAAACTGTGTTAAAGAAAGCTGCGGATTCAGATCTGCATGATGTCGATCGAAATTTTTTACAAGTGCTCAACGTGGATTTATTTATGGAAATATCCAGATCTACAGGTGGAATAAACCGAAAGAAAAAGGCGATTCATGGCGTTGAGCTAGTATTAGTAAACTTGAAATTAAATGATTCTGGCTATTACACATGCTTAGCAAGCAACCACATTGGCAGTGACAGTGCTAACATGTATCTAAATGTATTACCAAGAATAGTTTATAAAA ATCCACCTCAGccaacaaaaaaatcattttttctgaAACCTATTGTAACAAGTTTGGGCGTTTTGACGACAATTGCTCTAATTATCGTGGCTACtgtgttttacaaaattttgaagttgaaaaaaaaGACTGACAGAGATGTAGTAGCAATGAAG aTGCTTAATGACACAGAAGAAGATTGA
- the LOC130644349 gene encoding uncharacterized protein LOC130644349 yields MFKWKGPFNQTVLQKFVDSFDIDENFLKGVKFSWIYNYNQFPRIDGVEAVLLNLSLNDAGYYTCLAINNIVNDLTTMYLNVLPRIVYKNPPQPTKKSKKMTLIVASLGVLMAIGLIIIPTVFYTILKLKKKTDRDALAMEMLNGNAGED; encoded by the exons ATGTTTAAATGGAAAGGTCCTTTTAATCAAACTGTGTTGCAGAAATTTGTGGATTCATTTGATATTGATGAAAATTTTCTCAAAGGAGTCAAGTTCAGTTGGATATACAACTATAATCAATTCCCAAGAATTGATGGCGTTGAGGCAGTCTTATTAAACTTGTCATTAAATGATGCTGGTTATTACACATGCTTAGCCATCAACAACATTGTAAATGATCTGACTACCATGTATCTAAATGTATTACCAAGAATAGTTTATAAAA ATCCACCTCAgccaacaaaaaaatcaaagaaaatgacACTTATTGTAGCAAGTTTGGGCGTTTTAATGGCAATTGGACTAATTATCATTCCTACTGTGTTTTACACAATCTTGAAGTTAAAGAAAAAGACTGACAGAGATGCACTGGCAATGGAG atgcTTAATGGCAATGCAGGGGAAGATTGA